From a region of the Geothrix sp. 21YS21S-2 genome:
- a CDS encoding [Fe-Fe] hydrogenase large subunit C-terminal domain-containing protein, which yields MRGFVRTLKNRCRICYTCVRTCPAKAIRITKSQAEVVAERCIGCGNCIRVCTQKAKRIVSTVKEVEELLGSGQPVAAILAPSFPVEFQAEMDFRVLVGMVRKLGFSLVAEVAFGADLVAEQYRQLMILNPRAQYIATTCPAVVGFVERYHPELIPNLSPIVSPMVAMSRVLRVLHPGIKVVFVGPCVAKKAEACDPDIEGAPDVAITFRELRKLAQRNDLRIEDCVPGDFDPPHPNLGSLFPVTRGFLQAASIPEDLVANEVVATDGIEGFTSVLEEFATGTMEARLVELLSCNGCIAGPGLSTQETLFKRRARVSHYSRFRATMLDTELWQRNVDRFQSLDLTRKFTANDQRLEPMNPTELHAIMQRMGKYSEAHELNCGACGYHTCREHALAIGRGFAESEMCLPFVIDDNLNTIRKLSHANEKLASTQETLMHSERLASMGQLAAGVAHEINNPLGVVLMYTHLLLDECEKTSPLRDDLQMIAEQANRCKRIVAGLLDFARQNKVAHNLNDIREVIQTSLANLPVPPGVTVETLHTDGSPMVELDRDQMIQVFVNLVGNAFDAMPEGGRLQIATRADDQWLIIEVKDTGIGIPKDNLNKMFEPFFTTKLMGKGTGLGLPVVYGIVKLHRGDISVESNPDPEAGPLGTTFRVKLPRAARALAH from the coding sequence AAGCGCATCGTCTCGACCGTGAAGGAGGTGGAGGAGCTGCTCGGGTCGGGCCAGCCCGTGGCCGCCATCCTGGCGCCCTCCTTCCCGGTGGAGTTCCAGGCGGAAATGGACTTCAGGGTGCTGGTCGGGATGGTCCGCAAGCTCGGGTTCTCCCTGGTGGCCGAGGTGGCCTTCGGGGCGGACCTGGTGGCCGAGCAGTACCGCCAGCTGATGATCCTGAACCCCAGGGCCCAGTACATCGCCACCACGTGCCCCGCGGTGGTGGGGTTCGTGGAGCGCTACCACCCCGAGCTCATCCCCAACCTCTCGCCCATCGTCAGCCCCATGGTGGCCATGAGCCGGGTGCTTCGCGTCCTGCATCCGGGCATCAAGGTGGTCTTCGTCGGCCCCTGCGTGGCCAAGAAGGCCGAGGCCTGCGACCCGGACATCGAGGGCGCCCCCGACGTCGCCATCACCTTCCGGGAGCTGCGCAAGCTGGCCCAGCGCAACGACCTCAGGATCGAGGACTGCGTGCCCGGGGACTTCGATCCGCCCCACCCCAACCTGGGCAGCCTGTTCCCCGTCACCCGCGGTTTCCTGCAGGCCGCCAGCATCCCCGAGGACCTGGTGGCCAACGAGGTGGTGGCCACCGACGGCATCGAGGGCTTCACCTCGGTCCTGGAGGAGTTCGCCACCGGGACCATGGAGGCCCGGCTCGTGGAGCTGCTGAGCTGCAACGGCTGCATCGCGGGACCGGGCCTGAGCACCCAGGAGACGCTCTTCAAGCGCCGCGCCCGGGTGAGCCACTACAGCCGCTTCCGGGCCACCATGCTCGACACCGAACTCTGGCAGCGCAACGTGGACCGCTTCCAGAGCCTGGACCTGACCCGGAAGTTCACCGCCAACGACCAGCGCCTGGAGCCCATGAACCCCACCGAGCTCCACGCCATCATGCAGCGCATGGGCAAGTACTCGGAGGCCCACGAGCTGAACTGCGGGGCCTGCGGCTACCACACCTGCCGCGAGCACGCCCTGGCCATCGGCAGGGGCTTCGCCGAGAGCGAGATGTGCCTTCCGTTCGTCATCGACGACAACCTCAACACCATCCGCAAGCTCAGCCACGCCAACGAGAAGCTGGCCTCCACCCAGGAGACCCTGATGCACTCGGAGCGCCTGGCCAGCATGGGCCAGCTGGCCGCGGGCGTGGCCCACGAGATCAACAACCCGCTGGGCGTGGTGCTCATGTACACCCACCTCCTTCTGGACGAGTGCGAGAAGACCTCCCCCCTGCGGGACGACCTGCAGATGATCGCGGAGCAGGCCAACCGCTGCAAGCGCATCGTCGCGGGCCTCCTGGACTTCGCCCGGCAGAACAAGGTGGCCCACAACCTCAACGACATCCGGGAGGTGATCCAGACCTCCCTGGCCAACCTGCCGGTGCCTCCGGGCGTGACGGTGGAGACCCTCCACACCGACGGCAGCCCCATGGTGGAGCTGGACCGGGACCAGATGATCCAGGTGTTCGTGAACCTGGTGGGCAACGCCTTCGACGCCATGCCCGAGGGGGGGCGGCTCCAGATCGCCACCCGCGCCGACGACCAGTGGCTGATCATCGAGGTCAAGGACACCGGCATCGGCATCCCCAAGGACAACCTCAACAAGATGTTCGAGCCCTTCTTCACCACCAAGCTCATGGGCAAGGGCACCGGGCTGGGGCTGCCGGTGGTCTACGGCATCGTCAAGCTCCACCGGGGCGACATCTCGGTGGAGTCCAACCCCGACCCCGAGGCCGGGCCCCTGGGCACCACCTTCCGCGTCAAGCTTCCCCGCGCCGCCAGGGCGCTGGCCCACTGA